The Sorangiineae bacterium MSr11367 genome window below encodes:
- a CDS encoding sigma-54 dependent transcriptional regulator, with the protein MRDQSVLVVEDDIAVGKVLTALLEHDGFQVHHATSGEEALGLLEARAFDVVISDVRMPGMSGMDLLGRLQVAFPELPVILLTAHGSVPLAVEAMKAGARDFLLKPFQREEILFVVEKALAHAKPDAGRAPPLTAETGAMVGSSPAMHQVLSTIRKVASGTATVLIRGETGTGKELVARALHEQGARKEQPFVRVHCAALPDALLESELFGYEKGAFTGAQARKPGRVELAHRGTLFLDEIGDITPQVQVKLLRVLQEREFERVGGTQTIKVDVRFVAATHRDLEAMIAKGDFREDLFYRLNVVPVHVPPLRARPEDIEALARHFVKTLGQANGKAGMNLDGAAIDALRAYAWPGNVRQLQNLMERLVVLTEGTTIGNADVERELPTAGASLLAPRREAEGPSLDAHRVAAEKEALIRALAQAKNNRTLAARLLNVSRRTLYNKLNEHGLG; encoded by the coding sequence ATGAGGGACCAGTCCGTGCTCGTCGTGGAGGACGACATCGCCGTGGGGAAGGTGCTCACCGCGCTCTTGGAGCACGACGGCTTTCAAGTGCACCACGCCACCTCCGGAGAGGAGGCCCTCGGGCTGCTCGAGGCGCGCGCGTTCGACGTGGTGATCTCCGACGTTCGCATGCCCGGCATGAGCGGGATGGACCTGCTGGGGAGGCTCCAGGTCGCCTTCCCCGAGCTGCCGGTCATCCTGCTCACGGCGCACGGTTCGGTGCCGCTGGCCGTGGAGGCCATGAAAGCGGGCGCGCGCGATTTCTTGCTCAAGCCGTTTCAGCGCGAGGAGATCCTCTTCGTCGTCGAGAAGGCGCTCGCGCATGCGAAGCCGGACGCAGGGCGTGCACCACCGCTGACCGCCGAGACAGGCGCGATGGTGGGCAGCTCGCCGGCGATGCACCAGGTGCTGAGCACCATCCGCAAGGTGGCGTCGGGCACGGCCACGGTTCTCATTCGAGGCGAGACGGGAACCGGCAAGGAGCTGGTCGCACGCGCCCTTCACGAGCAGGGCGCACGCAAGGAGCAGCCCTTCGTGCGGGTGCACTGCGCGGCGCTGCCCGACGCGCTGCTCGAGAGCGAGCTTTTCGGCTACGAGAAAGGCGCCTTCACCGGCGCACAGGCGCGCAAGCCGGGACGCGTGGAGCTAGCCCACCGCGGCACGCTTTTCCTGGATGAAATTGGCGACATCACGCCGCAGGTGCAGGTGAAGCTTCTGCGCGTGCTGCAGGAGCGCGAATTCGAGCGGGTGGGCGGCACGCAGACCATCAAGGTCGACGTGCGCTTCGTCGCCGCCACCCACCGCGATCTCGAGGCGATGATCGCCAAGGGCGACTTCCGCGAGGACTTGTTCTACCGGCTCAACGTCGTCCCCGTTCACGTGCCGCCCTTGCGCGCACGCCCCGAGGACATCGAAGCGCTGGCCCGGCACTTCGTGAAAACATTAGGCCAGGCCAATGGCAAGGCGGGCATGAATCTCGACGGCGCGGCGATCGATGCCCTGCGCGCGTACGCGTGGCCGGGCAATGTGCGGCAGCTGCAAAACTTGATGGAGCGCCTCGTGGTGTTGACCGAGGGCACGACCATCGGCAACGCGGACGTGGAGCGCGAACTCCCGACGGCCGGTGCATCGCTCTTGGCGCCAAGGCGCGAGGCCGAGGGGCCGTCTTTGGACGCGCACCGCGTGGCCGCCGAGAAAGAGGCGCTGATCCGGGCGCTCGCGCAGGCGAAGAACAACCGCACCTTGGCAGCACGCCTGCTCAACGTGAGCCGACGCACGCTGTACAACAAGCTGAACGAGCACGGACTCGGCTAG
- a CDS encoding ATP-binding protein yields the protein MPPSIDFRDVTFIAASVGHLALAILCVSRGGIRGRRGPLAFPLALLAFDLFGWSFAVFCNHFMPSAAWRAMDAVLSALAPPVVLHVVLAFVGQLRVRRLLVRGLYAAYALFALSSIATAWVESWAWAAIFLAGWLPTFGYEVWLLVRHLRSSGDADEKARTRLMLGALLVGGAFASTDLWHDAGVPLPPLAPIGTLLATALVAVVALRFRLFERNLGAITSLYAVSVSVCAVLLYLTLFQGLRGNLPAMTFGVTVVTLLLTAFVREASSSFSSYRERVERLAVMGRFSAQMAHDLKNPLAALVGAVQLLELDAGSRASGRDFHALILEQAERIRGIVDKYERLGRVEPVRSRVQLNDLVKRVTALQPHAASARELKLELELDLDPALPDCELDPDLLAGALENLVRNAVEAMDGGGSVVVRTRVDGHEGAEASLILAVADTGAGMDARQVERAFDDFYTTKATGSGLGLPFVRRVALAHGGDASLTSRRGAGTTVEIRLPLAC from the coding sequence ATGCCGCCCTCGATCGATTTTCGCGACGTCACCTTCATCGCCGCCTCGGTCGGCCACCTCGCGTTGGCCATCCTCTGCGTCTCGCGTGGCGGCATCCGCGGCCGCCGAGGACCGCTCGCCTTTCCCCTGGCGCTCCTCGCGTTCGACCTCTTTGGTTGGTCGTTTGCTGTATTTTGCAACCATTTCATGCCCAGCGCCGCATGGCGCGCCATGGACGCCGTGTTGTCGGCGCTCGCACCGCCGGTGGTCCTGCACGTGGTGCTCGCCTTCGTGGGCCAGCTGCGGGTGCGCCGCCTTCTCGTGCGCGGGCTCTACGCGGCCTATGCGCTCTTTGCGCTTTCGAGCATCGCGACGGCGTGGGTCGAGTCGTGGGCGTGGGCCGCCATCTTTCTCGCGGGCTGGCTGCCCACGTTCGGGTATGAAGTGTGGCTTCTCGTCCGGCACCTTCGGTCCAGCGGCGATGCCGACGAGAAGGCGCGCACCCGCTTGATGCTCGGCGCGCTGCTCGTGGGTGGGGCGTTTGCCTCCACGGATCTGTGGCACGACGCCGGTGTGCCGCTGCCACCGCTCGCGCCCATCGGCACCTTGCTCGCGACCGCGCTGGTGGCCGTGGTGGCGCTCCGGTTCCGCCTCTTCGAGCGCAACCTCGGTGCGATCACCTCGCTCTACGCCGTGTCCGTATCCGTGTGCGCGGTGCTCCTGTACCTCACGCTCTTCCAGGGCCTGCGCGGGAACCTGCCCGCGATGACCTTCGGCGTCACCGTCGTGACCCTCCTTCTCACCGCCTTCGTGCGCGAGGCGAGCAGCTCGTTCTCGAGCTACCGCGAGCGGGTCGAGCGGCTCGCCGTGATGGGGCGTTTCTCCGCGCAGATGGCGCATGACCTGAAAAACCCGCTGGCGGCGCTGGTGGGGGCCGTGCAGTTGCTCGAGCTCGATGCGGGCTCCCGCGCTTCGGGGCGCGACTTTCACGCCCTGATCCTCGAGCAGGCGGAACGCATCCGCGGCATCGTCGACAAGTACGAGCGGCTCGGCCGGGTCGAGCCCGTTCGCTCGCGCGTGCAGCTGAACGATCTCGTGAAGCGCGTGACTGCCCTGCAGCCGCATGCCGCGAGCGCCCGCGAGCTGAAGCTCGAGCTGGAGCTGGACCTCGATCCGGCGCTGCCCGACTGCGAGCTCGACCCGGATCTGCTCGCCGGCGCGCTCGAGAACCTGGTGCGCAACGCCGTCGAGGCGATGGACGGCGGCGGCTCCGTCGTCGTTCGGACGCGGGTCGATGGGCATGAAGGCGCCGAGGCCTCGCTGATCCTGGCCGTCGCCGACACGGGCGCGGGGATGGACGCGCGGCAGGTCGAGCGCGCCTTCGACGACTTTTACACGACGAAGGCCACCGGAAGCGGGCTGGGGCTCCCCTTCGTTCGGCGCGTGGCGCTCGCGCACGGCGGGGACGCTTCGCTCACGAGCCGACGCGGAGCAGGCACGACCGTCGAGATTCGTCTGCCGCTGGCGTGCTAA
- a CDS encoding extensin family protein: MALFRQGWVPAAVSPVPSLDLEAPSDWFVDWQLAALKRDRMACERILRQPWVDATPVADRPLEGGCGWENAVRFSKMGDVSISVDRLSCEEAGAFALWIARDVQPLAESFLGRRVRSIGHMGTYACRNVVGTRFGGFLRSEHASANAIDIGSFTLADGRTVSVAKHWGGDGPESRFLHAVHDGACRYFRVVLGPDYNAAHRDHFHLDRGPFPGCH, translated from the coding sequence GTGGCCCTCTTTCGACAGGGTTGGGTGCCCGCCGCCGTGAGCCCCGTTCCTTCCCTCGACCTGGAGGCACCCTCGGACTGGTTCGTCGACTGGCAACTCGCCGCGTTGAAGCGGGATCGCATGGCGTGCGAACGCATCCTGCGCCAACCGTGGGTGGACGCCACACCGGTCGCCGATCGTCCGCTGGAGGGTGGCTGCGGCTGGGAAAACGCCGTTCGCTTCTCCAAGATGGGCGACGTGAGCATCTCCGTCGACCGCCTCTCGTGCGAGGAGGCCGGCGCCTTCGCCTTGTGGATCGCCCGCGACGTGCAGCCGCTGGCCGAGTCTTTTCTCGGCCGCCGCGTTCGCAGCATCGGCCACATGGGGACGTACGCGTGCCGCAACGTCGTGGGCACGCGCTTCGGGGGCTTTCTGCGCAGCGAGCACGCCTCGGCCAACGCGATCGACATCGGCTCGTTCACCTTGGCCGACGGACGCACCGTCAGCGTGGCCAAGCATTGGGGTGGCGACGGCCCCGAGTCGCGTTTCCTCCACGCCGTCCACGATGGCGCTTGCCGCTACTTCCGCGTCGTCTTGGGCCCCGACTACAACGCCGCGCACCGCGACCACTTCCACTTGGACCGCGGCCCCTTCCCGGGTTGCCACTAG